DNA from Triticum aestivum cultivar Chinese Spring chromosome 7D, IWGSC CS RefSeq v2.1, whole genome shotgun sequence:
GAGTTCCGAGTACGTGGGAAAAAATGGAATGCAAACGTAGACAATTCAATACTACACGTAGATACGACTCACCACGCCTAGAAAAGTTGAAGTCAATATATGTGCAGCCTTCAACTAGAATGCCACACCGCATGGACAAATCAACGCGGCCAACTTTGGACCCATTCTAAGAGGATTCACCTATATAACACACCAACGTTGCGTTGCCACAAGAATGGAACAGCTTAGGATATCTCTCATCAACAACACGATGGCGTCACCTTCTCCGTCTTCCACAGTGATCCAGATGCCTCCAAGTCCACACACCAACGGCGGGACAGCGGGCTTGGCTCCGGCCACGCCCGAGGACGCCGGCGACGTGCCAACCACAGCGCCCGCAGCAGCTGCTGGACCAGCAGCCAGCCCGACCGACAAGGTCATGTCGAGTGCCGCGAACCTCGCGCAGCTGCTACCGACGGGCACGGTGCTGGCGTACCAGGCGCTGTCCCCGTCCTTCACCAACCACGGCAAGTGCTTCTCCTCCAACCAGTGGCTCACCGCGGCGCTGGTGATCATCCTCACCATCTCGTGCATCCTCTTCACCTTCACCGACAGTGTACTTGGCCGCGACCAGAAGCTCTACTACGGCATCGCCACGCCGCGCGGTTTCAACGTGTTCAACTTCTCGGACGAAGAGGAGAGGCAGCAGTGGACTCCCGCTGAGTTCCGCAGGCTCCGCATCCGGCCGCTGGACTTCGTGCGCGCCATCTTCACGGCCCTGGTGTTCCTCACCGTAGCTTTCAGCGACGTGGGGCTGCAGAACTGCTTCTTCCCCAACGCTGGCATGGACACCCAGGAGCTTCTCAAGAACCTGCCTCTGGGCATTGCGTTTTTGTCCAGTTTTGTGTTCATGATCTTCCCCACAAAAAGGAAGGGCATCGGCTACAGCGACACCACCCCTCGCCAAAAGCTCACTTGATGTTAATATCAGTTCTTTCTGAACAGTTAGATAGATTAGAGTATACCGTAAATCACCATATATAGTTACTGTAACTTTGATGTTTAGGTCACTTGTTTTTTAAGTTAAAATGTAGTGTAATCGCGGTATAGGAGGAGATCTGGTATAGGACTAGTATTACTTATTACATTTCTTTGGTAAATACTTGTGTATTGTTTAATTTATTCATGCCAAATTTATTGAAACCATTTGGTGGGCAGATGCCCTTGTTCGCTGCAGATGTTATGTTTATCTTTCAATTAGAGAGAAAAGGCATGTATGTACCTTCTTGCATAAAAAGAATAATTGACGAAGTTTGCTGAAAGTCTACCTATTGAatttaccaaaattattccaaatTTGCGGGGAAAGCGGGTGCTCTGCCCATTTCAACATATGGACATAGAAAAAAGGAGTACAAAAATATTACATGGAACCaggaaaaaataagagaaaagaaaaggaaattgtGAACTTCATATTCAGCGTGAGAGTCTTTTGTCAATGTCTTCCTTACAAGGGAAACTACGTTGCACAATAGTAAGTGTGGTTTCATTGAAGATTCGTCTGTTCCGCTCCTTCCATGCATTCCACATCACATAAAACATACTTTGGCAAAACAATACTCTTGCTCCACCAATCTTCCAAAGGGGTGAAGTCGTCCCTCGGTGGACAGAAAACCAAGTGCATGCAACTCTTCGGATTCCACGAGTGAACAGGGTTTGCAACGCTGGTATAGCTGATGTCCACAAATTATGCCATCGAAGTCATAAAAGTCAATGGATTGTTTGGCACTCCGAATAGGGTTTCAAGCTTAACGAAGTACTACATACGAAAGGTCGCTTTTGTTTCCGTTCCGTTGGTCCATGGTGTGTCGCTTTCGGCGTTGAATGGAGTAATATTGAAGATGTCTTGATGGCAAGCTGCAATCTCAATATGCACGTACTGTTAGACGAAAATGATGGTTGCCCcttgatatttttttcttttttgagaaaccacTCAATTACAAataatatcaaaaaaataaaaataaaggcgTACCGAAGAAAATTTGCACACGAATAATCCGGTTGCTTCTAGGCCGATGAAATGGTGTTTCTTCGTTATCGCACATTTGCCCTCGTGTGTCAAATAAACGTGAATTAACGGCACGGCAGGGCATGAGAAAGTGAGTGGTGGACGTGCCCGATTGGATCTGTGGTTTGTGGTCAATATATCACCCTGTCCATATTATTACTCTACTCCATTCATCCGGAAAGGGATGGGACGCCATGGACCAACAGGATGGAATAAAAATCGACATTCTGTACGTAGTACGCGCGCACGTGCTAGGAATAATTCAACGACTTGCATCGGAAGCGTGAGTTAGTAATTCATGAGAGTTAGAAACAATGGTCTGACTCTGACAACGTCCATGGAAATTCGGTATATGATTTTTGGTAAATTCAACCCCCATTCAGAGTGGAAAGTGATAACGTTGATCTGTAATTAGTAAATTATCAGGAC
Protein-coding regions in this window:
- the LOC123170373 gene encoding protein DMP3-like, giving the protein MASPSPSSTVIQMPPSPHTNGGTAGLAPATPEDAGDVPTTAPAAAAGPAASPTDKVMSSAANLAQLLPTGTVLAYQALSPSFTNHGKCFSSNQWLTAALVIILTISCILFTFTDSVLGRDQKLYYGIATPRGFNVFNFSDEEERQQWTPAEFRRLRIRPLDFVRAIFTALVFLTVAFSDVGLQNCFFPNAGMDTQELLKNLPLGIAFLSSFVFMIFPTKRKGIGYSDTTPRQKLT